In the genome of Paramisgurnus dabryanus chromosome 18, PD_genome_1.1, whole genome shotgun sequence, one region contains:
- the LOC135776794 gene encoding odorant receptor 131-2-like, with protein MSNLSDSKSNLTLSLLLADRDVRTVLSLSPCIVFLYVNGVMLYTLRKKAVFQEASRYILFSHMLWIDTLNLFMSVVLFACGVSRIIIMKIVCLFLLIAATVLYYASILNLALMSLERYVAICVPLRHADFTSYRRTNMAIGVVWMISWIQSLSEIIIFYAIDTTNTAVNLFCSRTTLYRLQVYKNIEISFTCIFFVSVSFVVIFTYVSIAIVAKSASSDKLSAKKANKTVLLHLIQLGLCAASILVGVIQELVYVHADLLSAMYVMYTCFVVFQIFPRCLSPLIYGLRDQAFSSLFKYYFTFGLKKQNSCHTETNLVTAH; from the coding sequence atgtcTAATTTAAGTGATTCAAAATCAAACCTCACCCTGTCTTTACTTCTGGCGGATCGAGACGTGAGGACAGTTTTGTCTTTGAGCCCATGTATCGTTTTCCTCTATGTCAACGGGGTCATGCTTTACACCTTGAGGAAAAAGGCTGTTTTCCAGGAGGCGTCTCGCTATATTCTGTTCAGTCACATGCTTTGGATTGATACGCTCAATCTGTTCATGAGTGTAGTGCTGTTTGCTTGTGGTGTTAGTaggattattattatgaaaattgtctgtctttttcttttgATTGCTGCTACGGTTCTTTATTATGCTTCAATCCTAAATTTGGCTTTGATGTCACTGGAAAGGTACGTGGCCATCTGCGTTCCTCTCAGACATGCAGATTTCACCTCTTATCGAAGAACTAACATGGCCATCGGTGTTGTCTGGATGATAAGCTGGATTCAATCCCTGAGTGAGATTATTATCTTCTATGCTATTGATACTACAAACACAGCAGTGAATTTGTTCTGCTCAAGAACGACTCTTTACAGACTGCAGGTGTATAAGAATATCGAAATATCCTTCACgtgtatattttttgtgtctGTGTCTTTTGTTGTAATCTTTACTTATGTCTCTATAGCTATTGTGGCTAAATCGGCCTCTTCTGATAAGTTGTCAGCTAAAAAAGCCAATAAGACTGTACTGTTACATCTAATACAACTGGGTCTGTGTGCTGCATCTATTTTAGTTGGAGTTATACAAGAGCTTGTTTATGTTCATGCCGACCTTTTATCTGcaatgtatgtaatgtatactTGCTTTGTAGTGTTTCAAATTTTTCCAAGATGTCTAAGTCCTCTTATATATGGCCTGAGAGACCAAGCGTTTAGCAGCTTATTTAAATACTACTTCACATTTGGTCTCAAAAAGCAAAACAGTTGTCATACAGAGACAAATTTAGTGACAGCACATTAa
- the LOC135776795 gene encoding odorant receptor 131-2-like, which translates to MSNLNGSSNLISLADRDVRTVLSLTPCIVFFYVNGVMLYTLRKKAVFQEASRYILFSHMLWLDTLNLFMSVVLFVCAVSKIIIMKLVCLFLLVAATVLYQASILNLALMSLERYVAICFPLRHVDFTTYKKTRMAIGVVWMISWIKPLSEIIIYYAFDTTNTAVNLFCSKTTFYRLPIYRKLDISFTCIYFVSVSFVVIFTYVSIAIVAKSASCDKMSAKKANKTVLLHLIQLGLCAASLLVGVIQEAVYVYGDLLTSIYVMYTCFVVFQIFPRCLSPLIYGLRDQAFSNLFKYYFTFGLKRQNSCHIKTHVAAGH; encoded by the coding sequence ATGTCTAATTTAAATGGCTCCTCTAATCTCATATCTTTGGCGGATCGAGATGTAAGGACAGTTTTGTCTTTGACCCCATGTATTGTTTTCTTCTATGTCAACGGGGTCATGCTTTACACCTTGAGGAAAAAGGCTGTTTTCCAGGAGGCGTCTCGATACATTTTGTTCAGTCACATGCTTTGGCTTGACACGCTCAATCTGTTTATGAGTGTAGTGCTGTTTGTTTGTGCAGTTAGTaagattattattatgaaaCTTGTCTGCCTTTTTCTTTTGGTTGCTGCAACTGTTTTATATCAGGCTTCGATCTTAAATCTGGCATTAATGTCTCTGGAAAGATATGTGGCCATCTGCTTTCCTCTTAGGCATGTGGATTTCACCacttataaaaaaacaagaatGGCTATTGGTGTTGTCTGGATGATAAGTTGGATCAAGCCACTGTCTGAGATTATTATTTACTATGCCTTTGATACTACAAACACAGCAGTGAATTTGTTCTGCTCAAAAACGACTTTTTACCGACTGCCAATATATAGAAAACTTGATATATCCTTCACTTGTATATATTTTGTGTCTGTGTCTTTTGTTGTAATCTTTACTTATGTCTCTATAGCTATTGTGGCTAAATCGGCCTCTTGTGATAAGATGTCAGCTAAAAAAGCCAATAAGACTGTACTGTTACATCTAATACAGCTGGGTCTGTGTGCTGCATCTCTTTTAGTTGGAGTTATCCAAGAGGCAGTTTATGTTTATGGCGACCTTTTGACTTCAATATATGTAATGTATACTTGCTTTGTAGTGTTTCAAATTTTCCCCAGATGTCTAAGTCCTCTTATATATGGCCTGAGAGACCAAGCGTTTAGCAACTTATTTAAATACTACTTCACATTTGGTCTTAAAAGGCAAAACAGTTGTCATATAAAGACACATGTAGCAGCAGGACATTAA
- the LOC135776793 gene encoding odorant receptor 131-2-like: MSNLNDSKLNLTQTSLLFDRDAPVKTFLTVTPCVIFLYVNGVMLYTLRKKAVFQETSRYILFGHMLWLDTLNLFMSVVLFVCAVSRIFIMKNVCLILLVAATVLFQVSTLNLALMSLERYVAICFPLRHADFTTYKKTKMAIAVVWMIGLSQCLSEIIIFCTIDSTNTAMNLFCSRTTLFRQQVYKTLDIAFTCIYFVTVCFTIIFTYASIAVVAKTASCDRMSAKKANKTVLLHLIQLCLGSVSLLIGVIQEAMYVYIDYMTMVHIMYFCFVVFIIFPKCLSPLIYGLRDQAFSCLFKYYFTFGLKRQNSCHTEKHLVSEDVKNNLTHNFLIAT, encoded by the coding sequence ATGTCGAATTTAAATGACTCTAAATTAAACCTCACTCAAACTTCATTGCTGTTTGATCGAGATGCACCAGTGAAGACATTTTTGACTGTGACCCCATGTGTTATTTTCCTCTATGTCAACGGGGTCATGCTTTACACCTTGAGGAAAAAGGCTGTTTTCCAGGAGACGTCTCGCTACATTTTGTTCGGTCACATGCTTTGGCTTGACACGCTCAATCTGTTTATGAGTGTAGTGCTGTTTGTTTGTGCAGTTAGTAGGATTTTTATTATGAAAAATGTCTGTCTCATTCTTTTGGTTGCTGCAACGGTTCTTTTTCAGGTTTCAACCCTAAATCTGGCTTTAATGTCACTGGAAAGATATGTGGCCATATGCTTTCCTCTCAGGCATGCAGATTTCACCacttataaaaaaactaaaatggcCATTGCTGTTGTCTGGATGATAGGGTtaagccaatgcttgtcagaaATTATTATCTTCTGTACTATTGATTCAACAAACACGGCAATGAATTTGTTCTGCTCAAGAACAACTCTTTTCAGACAGCAGGTATATAAAACACTGGATATAGCATTCACTTGTATATATTTTGTGACGGTGTGTTTTACTATAATATTTACTTATGCCTCTATTGCAGTTGTGGCTAAAACAGCCTCCTGTGATAGGATGTCAGCTAAAAAAGCCAATAAGACTGTACTTTTACATCTAATACAATTGTGTCTTGGTTCTGTATCCCTTTTAATTGGTGTCATCCAAGAGGCCATGTATGTTTATATTGACTATATGACTATGGTACACATAATGTATTTTTGCTTTGTGGTCTTTATAATTTTCCCAAAATGTCTAAGTCCTCTTATATATGGCCTGAGAGACCAAGCTTTTAGCTGTTTATTTAAATACTACTTCACGTTTGGTCTCAAAAGGCAAAATAGTTGTCATACAGAGAAACATTTAGTTTCAGAGGATGTAAAGAACAATCTTACACATAATTTTCTCATAGCTACATAA
- the LOC135776852 gene encoding odorant receptor 131-2-like, with protein MAVLNVSKSNLTQTLLVLDPDAHLKAVLFMTPCVIFLYVNGVMLFTLRQKTVFLETSRYILFSHMLWVDTLNLLMSIPVYLIGFSRTLFIKNVCFIILAAPSFLFQVSILNLALMSLERYVAICFPLRHADFTTYRRTHMAIGAVWMIGLSQCFSEMIIFYAIDTTSTVMNLFCSRTTLFRLQVYKNLDIAFTCIFFVSVCFTIIFTYASIAAVAKTASCDKLSAKKANKTVLLHLIQLGLGAASILVGVIQEAIFAHTDFKTSLNVMYFCFLVFIIFPKCLSPLIYGLRDKAFSCLFKYYFTCAKGKIKPVLIEGHV; from the coding sequence ATGgctgttttaaatgtttctaaatcGAACCTCACTCAGACTTTATTGGTGCTGGATCCAGATGCACATTTGAAGGCAGTCTTGTTTATGACACCATGTGTTATTTTTCTCTATGTAAACGGAGTCATGCTTTTCACCTTAAGGCAAAAGACTGTTTTTCTGGAAACGTCCCGTTACATTCTGTTCAGTCATATGCTTTGGGTCGATACGCTCAATTTGTTAATGAGTATACCTGTATATTTAATTGGCTTTAGTAGGaccttatttataaaaaatgtctgttttattattctGGCAGCTCCATCGTTTCTCTTTCAGGTTTCAATTTTAAATCTGGCTTTAATGTCTCTGGAAAGGTATGTGGCCATCTGCTTTCCTCTCAGGCATGCAGATTTCACCACTTACAGAAGAACTCACATGGCCATTGGTGCTGTCTGGATGATAGGGTTAAGTCAGTGCTTTTCTGAAATGATTATTTTCTATGCTATTGATACTACAAGCACAGTGATGAATTTGTTCTGCTCAAGAACGACTCTTTTCAGACTGCAGGTGTATAAGAATCTTGATATAGCCTTcacttgtatattttttgtgtctgtgtgttttactATAATCTTTACTTATGCCTCAATAGCAGCTGTGGCTAAAACAGCCTCCTGTGATAAGTTGTCAGCTAAAAAAGCCAATAAGACTGTACTGTTACATCTAATACAGTTGGGTCTGGGTGCCGCATCTATTTTAGTTGGGGTTATCCAAGAGGCAATTTTTGCTCATACCGATTTTAAGacttcattaaatgtaatgtatttttgctttttagtgtttataatttttccAAAATGTTTAAGTCCTCTTATATATGGCCTGAGAGACAAGGCTTTCAGTTGCTTATTTAAATACTACTTTACATGTGCTAAAGGCAAAATCAAACCAGTTTTGATAGAAGGACACGTTTAG